One Clostridium estertheticum DNA segment encodes these proteins:
- a CDS encoding polysaccharide deacetylase family protein has protein sequence MRNTRKKKKRSLALLLVKIFILTLFVSSIVKAAVGEATVVRSENESTILQQEITQMHYHNEKLKSENTNLQSKIKKSEISYKQISTRSKTAKIKIAYLTFDDGPSKNTLDILRILKQYDIKATFFVNGHPALSDLYKQISDDGHVLANHTYSHDYKNIYSSADNFKKDVEKLDTFLTEITGKEPAHILRYPGGSNNNISVQYGGMEIMNSIIKEMNASGYKYFDWNVDSSDASTYRQNKDVIVQAVLNQSSQIKHPIILMHDLDPKTTTVQALPEIIVGLKKQGFIFDVLSNDIYAPQFKVIK, from the coding sequence ATGAGAAACACAAGAAAAAAGAAAAAGCGCTCATTAGCACTTCTATTAGTAAAAATTTTCATTCTTACTTTGTTTGTTTCTTCAATTGTGAAAGCAGCCGTTGGAGAAGCAACCGTTGTAAGAAGTGAAAATGAAAGTACAATATTACAACAGGAAATAACGCAAATGCATTACCATAATGAGAAGTTAAAATCAGAAAATACAAATCTTCAAAGCAAAATTAAAAAAAGTGAAATATCCTATAAACAAATCTCAACTAGATCAAAAACAGCTAAAATTAAAATAGCTTATTTAACCTTTGATGATGGTCCATCAAAAAACACTTTAGACATATTAAGAATCTTAAAACAATATGATATTAAAGCTACTTTTTTCGTAAATGGTCATCCTGCTTTAAGTGACTTGTATAAACAGATTTCTGATGATGGACATGTTTTGGCAAATCATACTTACAGTCATGATTATAAAAATATCTATTCATCAGCCGATAATTTTAAAAAAGATGTTGAAAAATTGGATACCTTCCTTACTGAAATAACTGGAAAGGAACCTGCTCATATTTTAAGATACCCAGGTGGATCTAATAATAATATCTCAGTTCAATATGGTGGTATGGAAATAATGAACTCTATAATTAAAGAAATGAATGCATCAGGCTATAAATACTTTGATTGGAATGTTGATTCTAGTGATGCATCCACATATCGCCAAAACAAAGATGTTATTGTACAAGCAGTTTTGAATCAAAGTAGTCAAATTAAGCATCCCATTATATTAATGCATGATTTAGACCCAAAAACCACAACCGTACAAGCCTTACCGGAAATCATTGTGGGTCTCAAGAAACAAGGATTTATCTTTGACGTATTGTCTAACGATATTTATGCACCACAATTTAAAGTAATTAAATAG